A window of Streptobacillus felis genomic DNA:
ATTTATTATATCATTTATCTTAATTTTATTCTATAATAAAATAAGGCAGAAATTTCTGCCTTATTAATATTTATCATTTTCTATAGATTCTATTCCCAGCAATAAAATATCTGCTGTAGTGTAATTAATTTTTTTCTTAGCATTTAGTAATCTTTCATGCTCCTCTTTATTTAGTCTAATACCTATATTGATATTTCTAAATTCGCTTTCATCTTTGTGTTTCCATATATCCCAAGGTCTTTTACTACCTTTTTTTATACCCATAATTATCCTCCTTTTAATATCTCTGCATATATTATACTACTTTTATTTTCTTTTGTAAATATTTTTGTCATTTTTTTCACAAAATTTTCAAACTTTACACATAGTTGTATTTTAAAGATATATATAGTATAATTATGTATATTAAATAAAAAGGAAAAAATATGTGGAAAAAAAACGTTAAAGATAGAATTGATGAATTAATAAATAAGGGTAAAAATTCAAATAATTATGCAATTTTTGATTGTGATAATACTATATTAATGAATGATATACAATTTGCATTAATTCATTATGTTTTAAAATTCAAGAAATATAGGACTACACCAGAGGTATTAAAATCATTTTTATACAAACATTTTCCTAATGAAGATAATGTTTTATCTAAATTTATGGAAATTTTTGAAAGGGCATATAATTCTGAATATGTATCAGATACTTATTTAGAATTCTTAGCTAATATAGAAGAATTAGTTGAATATCTATTCTTTAAATATGATCATTTTGATATTACTATGATATTTTTCTATGATATGAGCGAAGAAGAATTAAGAGCTCTTATACAAAAAGCAATAGATTATCATAATACCGTAGAATTTGGACATGAAAATTGGATTTATGAAGATAATATTTCATCATATAAGACAGGACTTTCTATAGCAAAAGAAATGGAAGAATTAATAAAAGAATTCTGCGAAAATAATATAGATGTTTATGTAATTTCAGGTTCACCTAGAATACAGGTTGAAGAAGCATTAAAACCTTTAAAACCATATATTAAAGAAATATATGGAAAAGAACTAGAAATTATAGATGGAAAAATTACTGGTGAGATAAAAGAAGGAACTATAGAAACATACTATGAAGGTAAAGTTGAAATAATAGATAAGTTTCT
This region includes:
- a CDS encoding HAD family hydrolase, which codes for MWKKNVKDRIDELINKGKNSNNYAIFDCDNTILMNDIQFALIHYVLKFKKYRTTPEVLKSFLYKHFPNEDNVLSKFMEIFERAYNSEYVSDTYLEFLANIEELVEYLFFKYDHFDITMIFFYDMSEEELRALIQKAIDYHNTVEFGHENWIYEDNISSYKTGLSIAKEMEELIKEFCENNIDVYVISGSPRIQVEEALKPLKPYIKEIYGKELEIIDGKITGEIKEGTIETYYEGKVEIIDKFLYNKYNKGPIFVAGDSMGDYHMLTRYEDTEISLLIDRNRTGKFSELLEANDDRYLSQTVDETIGRFIDAEKSITF